The following are encoded together in the Streptomyces rapamycinicus NRRL 5491 genome:
- a CDS encoding D-2-hydroxyacid dehydrogenase — translation MSESTVVVFGDQPPVHLDRVAGRAKVLVCDENSLPQALPTADVLLVWDFSSDAVRDAWPGEGPRPAWVHTASAGVDRLLCPELVASDTVLTNARGVFEQPIAEYVAGLVVAMAKDFHGSWELQRQRRWQHRETMRLAGTRAVVVGAGPIGRAIGSTLAALGVVVDLVGRTARQGVRGGDELPELLPSADWVVSAAPLTDANRGMFDRTVFDRMKPSARFINVGRGPLVVEKDLTAALVARRIAGAALDVFEHEPLASDDPLWDVPGLFVSPHMSGDTVGWRDHLADQFQDNYERWCAGEPLLNIVDKRLGYVPVD, via the coding sequence ATGTCCGAAAGCACAGTTGTCGTCTTCGGCGACCAGCCGCCGGTCCACCTGGACCGGGTGGCCGGCCGGGCCAAGGTGCTCGTCTGTGACGAGAATTCGCTGCCCCAGGCGCTCCCCACCGCGGATGTGCTCCTGGTCTGGGACTTCTCCTCCGACGCGGTCCGCGACGCCTGGCCCGGCGAGGGCCCCCGGCCGGCGTGGGTCCATACCGCGAGCGCCGGGGTGGACCGGCTGCTCTGCCCCGAACTCGTCGCGTCCGACACGGTACTGACCAATGCTCGAGGCGTCTTCGAGCAGCCGATCGCGGAGTACGTGGCCGGTCTGGTGGTCGCCATGGCCAAGGACTTCCACGGAAGCTGGGAGCTGCAGCGGCAGCGGCGCTGGCAGCACCGCGAGACTATGCGGCTGGCCGGAACGCGCGCCGTGGTGGTGGGCGCGGGTCCCATCGGCCGGGCGATCGGCTCCACCCTGGCCGCGCTCGGCGTGGTGGTCGACCTGGTGGGCCGCACCGCCCGGCAGGGCGTGCGCGGCGGCGACGAGCTGCCCGAGCTGCTTCCGTCGGCCGACTGGGTGGTGAGCGCGGCGCCGCTCACCGACGCCAACCGCGGCATGTTCGACCGCACCGTCTTCGACCGGATGAAGCCGTCCGCCCGGTTCATCAACGTCGGCCGCGGCCCCCTGGTCGTCGAGAAGGACCTTACGGCGGCCCTGGTCGCCCGGCGGATCGCCGGCGCGGCCCTGGACGTCTTCGAACACGAGCCGCTGGCCTCGGACGATCCCCTGTGGGACGTGCCCGGGCTGTTCGTCTCGCCCCATATGAGCGGCGACACGGTCGGGTGGCGCGACCATCTGGCCGACCAGTTCCAGGACAACTACGAGCGCTGGTGCGCGGGCGAACCACTGCTCAACATCGTCGACAAACGCCTCGGGTACGTACCGGTGGACTGA
- a CDS encoding decarboxylase — MDVSFLGGPRPQRGVGVVAPFDFALDRELWRWVPDEVSLHLTRTPFVPVEVSLDLARLVSEHETLHDAVQALAAVAPEVVAYACTSGSFVGGVAGERAMCAAMSQAGEIPSLTTSGALLEALREIGARRIAVVTPYTQSVTDSLEEYLAEGGMTVTGRAYLGLTRHIWKVPYRDVVDMARQAVVGATDALFISCTNLPTYDVIPQLEAELRMPVLSANQVTMWAALRAIGARAVGPYQALLDPVARSGPAGMSVSPSGPFPVTDPVVESMLGAVEAVESVVDEPEAALAGAASPGPDGDPADGLDPGFGTGLGEGPYLDDSGGPAAG; from the coding sequence TTGGACGTCTCTTTTCTGGGTGGCCCACGACCGCAGCGCGGCGTGGGTGTGGTGGCACCGTTCGACTTCGCACTCGACCGTGAGCTGTGGCGCTGGGTGCCGGACGAGGTATCCCTCCACCTCACCCGTACCCCGTTCGTACCCGTCGAGGTGAGCCTCGACCTGGCACGACTCGTGAGTGAGCACGAGACCTTGCACGACGCGGTGCAGGCGCTGGCGGCCGTCGCACCGGAAGTGGTGGCGTACGCGTGCACCTCGGGCAGTTTCGTCGGCGGTGTGGCCGGGGAGCGCGCGATGTGCGCGGCCATGTCCCAGGCGGGTGAGATCCCGTCGCTGACCACCTCGGGCGCGCTGCTGGAGGCGCTGCGGGAGATCGGTGCCCGGCGGATCGCGGTGGTGACGCCGTACACCCAGTCCGTCACCGACTCGCTGGAGGAGTACCTGGCCGAGGGCGGGATGACCGTCACCGGTCGGGCGTACCTCGGACTGACCCGGCACATCTGGAAGGTGCCGTACCGCGATGTGGTCGACATGGCCCGGCAGGCGGTGGTCGGGGCCACCGACGCGCTCTTCATCAGCTGCACCAATCTGCCGACCTACGACGTGATCCCGCAGCTGGAGGCGGAGCTGCGGATGCCCGTGCTGTCCGCGAACCAGGTCACCATGTGGGCGGCGCTGCGGGCGATCGGGGCCCGGGCCGTGGGGCCGTACCAGGCGCTGCTGGACCCGGTGGCCCGGTCCGGTCCGGCGGGGATGTCGGTGTCGCCGAGCGGCCCGTTCCCGGTGACGGACCCGGTCGTCGAGTCGATGCTCGGGGCCGTGGAGGCGGTCGAGTCCGTGGTGGACGAGCCGGAGGCGGCGCTGGCCGGGGCGGCCTCGCCGGGGCCGGACGGCGACCCGGCCGACGGGCTCGATCCGGGCTTCGGCACCGGCCTCGGCGAGGGCCCCTACCTGGACGACTCCGGAGGCCCGGCCGCGGGGTGA